From one Haloferax marinisediminis genomic stretch:
- a CDS encoding HalOD1 output domain-containing protein produces MRDSQQLDTPHRSVDCTDVVRAVAEREGVDPTNLEPRLYDVINPDALDTLLATATTDAQSPIIVRFEYAGYTVVVDSDGTLVVE; encoded by the coding sequence ATGAGAGACTCCCAGCAACTGGACACACCCCACCGAAGCGTCGATTGCACAGACGTTGTCAGAGCAGTTGCCGAGCGGGAGGGCGTCGACCCGACCAACCTCGAACCACGGCTATACGACGTCATCAACCCCGATGCCCTCGACACCCTCTTAGCGACAGCGACGACGGACGCCCAGTCTCCCATCATCGTGAGGTTCGAATACGCCGGGTACACCGTAGTCGTCGATTCGGACGGGACACTCGTCGTCGAGTGA
- a CDS encoding DUF7522 family protein, which yields MRPKEDDIIDDARESELISACRTTIGDQLRSITYFTKDRYEQIYLRSDLESDADLAGFVDYESWGFHAHTAYSGSELGNYRFTIRVFDNGFLVRVTTPTEGVFLTTDGLTLRDFQEVAMALRGLLNE from the coding sequence ATGCGACCTAAAGAGGACGATATCATCGACGACGCCCGAGAGTCGGAGCTGATCTCTGCGTGCCGAACGACCATCGGAGACCAACTTCGGTCGATTACGTACTTCACGAAAGACAGATACGAGCAGATATATCTCCGGTCTGACCTCGAATCGGATGCAGACCTCGCTGGGTTCGTCGATTACGAGTCGTGGGGGTTCCACGCGCACACGGCGTACTCCGGGTCCGAACTCGGGAACTACCGGTTTACCATTCGCGTCTTCGACAACGGATTTCTCGTGCGGGTTACCACCCCGACCGAGGGCGTGTTCTTGACGACAGACGGACTCACACTCCGCGATTTCCAGGAAGTTGCGATGGCACTCCGTGGCCTGTTGAACGAATAG
- a CDS encoding zinc-binding dehydrogenase translates to MLGQAVYFVGPERVEVRDHDVPDPSPSQVRVRTRTSAVSSGTERLVYRGEAPTDLSADESIAALDGDLSFPLRYGYAAVGEVEAVGDDVSSRWLGRRVFAFNPHESRFLATPSELYPIPDDVSDTRAALLPTMETALNFVMDGTPRIGEHVVVFGQGIVGLVTTALLSQFPLGSLTVADCVAERRERALDLGATDAVHPEALDPPADGADLTLELSGNPDALDDALDVTRYAGRVLVGSWYGTKPVTLDLGGKFHRSRISVESSQVSTIAPELRGRWDADRRFSLAWEHLSDLPLDSLVTHHVAVENAPRAYRLLEDDPNEAVQILFTYTDD, encoded by the coding sequence ATGCTGGGGCAAGCGGTCTACTTCGTCGGTCCAGAACGCGTCGAAGTTCGCGACCACGACGTCCCAGACCCTAGCCCCAGCCAAGTCCGTGTCCGAACGCGAACCTCCGCGGTGAGCTCCGGAACCGAACGGCTCGTCTACCGCGGTGAAGCACCAACGGACCTCTCGGCCGACGAATCTATCGCCGCCCTCGACGGTGACTTGTCGTTCCCACTTCGCTACGGATACGCTGCCGTCGGGGAAGTCGAAGCCGTCGGCGACGACGTTAGTTCTCGATGGCTCGGCCGCCGCGTCTTCGCGTTCAACCCCCACGAGAGCCGATTTCTCGCCACACCCAGCGAACTTTACCCAATCCCTGACGACGTGAGCGACACCCGGGCCGCTCTGTTGCCGACGATGGAGACTGCCCTCAACTTCGTGATGGACGGCACCCCGCGCATCGGCGAACACGTCGTCGTGTTCGGGCAAGGTATCGTCGGCCTCGTGACGACTGCGCTACTCAGCCAGTTCCCGCTGGGGAGTCTCACTGTCGCCGATTGTGTCGCTGAACGACGCGAGCGCGCCCTCGACCTCGGTGCGACGGACGCAGTCCATCCAGAGGCTCTCGACCCTCCTGCCGACGGCGCAGACCTCACACTCGAACTCTCCGGAAACCCAGATGCCCTCGACGACGCCCTCGACGTGACACGATACGCTGGTCGCGTCCTCGTGGGTTCGTGGTACGGAACCAAACCGGTGACGCTGGACCTCGGGGGGAAGTTCCACCGGTCACGAATCAGCGTCGAGAGCAGTCAGGTGAGCACCATCGCCCCCGAACTCCGTGGCCGGTGGGACGCCGACCGGCGCTTCTCACTCGCGTGGGAGCATCTCAGCGACCTTCCGCTCGACTCGCTCGTGACACACCACGTCGCGGTCGAGAACGCACCTCGCGCGTATCGACTACTCGAAGACGACCCGAACGAAGCCGTCCAAATCCTCTTTACCTACACGGACGATTGA
- a CDS encoding helix-turn-helix domain-containing protein, translating to MVVYAEISVAANGFRIGQAFSEFPDVRVELDRVVPTSNAVVPFIWVQGPSPTEVARATREHRAVEQITVLNEEEGRTLYRVVWNRAFQDTIVSIGDSNLALLSGIGTADEWRFEFRGSSKAPLSAFIDELRADGIRMNVIRLAEDRPEQDRTHLTGPQFEALQLAYVEGYFDDPRRTTLDTLAQELRISRQALSGRLRRAFDTLAADALDVFSE from the coding sequence ATGGTCGTCTACGCCGAGATTTCAGTCGCAGCAAACGGGTTTCGGATTGGCCAAGCGTTCAGTGAGTTCCCGGACGTTCGCGTCGAACTGGACCGCGTTGTTCCGACGTCGAACGCCGTCGTTCCGTTCATCTGGGTGCAGGGTCCGAGTCCCACTGAAGTCGCCCGAGCGACGCGTGAGCATCGCGCTGTCGAACAGATTACCGTGCTCAACGAAGAAGAGGGACGGACGCTGTATCGCGTCGTCTGGAACCGAGCGTTTCAGGACACCATCGTCTCGATTGGTGATTCGAATCTCGCCTTACTGTCGGGGATTGGGACCGCAGACGAGTGGCGCTTCGAGTTCCGGGGCAGTAGCAAGGCTCCGCTCTCGGCGTTCATCGACGAGCTCCGAGCGGATGGCATCCGAATGAACGTCATACGGCTCGCAGAAGACCGCCCTGAGCAGGACAGAACGCATCTCACTGGTCCCCAATTCGAGGCGTTGCAGCTCGCGTACGTCGAAGGGTACTTCGACGACCCACGGCGGACCACGCTGGACACACTCGCACAGGAGCTTCGAATCTCTCGTCAAGCGCTCAGCGGGCGACTGAGACGGGCATTCGACACACTTGCCGCCGACGCGCTCGACGTGTTCAGCGAGTGA
- a CDS encoding OsmC family protein, translated as MSDIQTSTVSDEGFSCTSQVGDFDLQIDALDESGPNPNAALVATYASCFLPAFRVGGQKTGFDDLGKIQIDADAELDDSDDLSTIEFDVYVEADLSDDEFAEIADLAEDICHVHSALRDDLQADVTVVGDAF; from the coding sequence ATGTCCGACATTCAAACTTCAACCGTCAGTGACGAAGGGTTCTCGTGTACGAGTCAGGTCGGCGACTTCGATCTCCAGATCGACGCGCTCGATGAATCCGGCCCGAACCCGAACGCGGCCCTCGTCGCGACGTACGCCTCCTGTTTCCTCCCTGCCTTCCGTGTCGGCGGCCAGAAGACTGGCTTCGACGACCTCGGCAAGATTCAGATCGACGCTGACGCCGAACTCGACGACTCCGACGACCTCTCGACCATCGAGTTCGACGTGTACGTCGAAGCAGACCTCTCTGACGACGAGTTCGCAGAGATTGCTGACCTCGCCGAAGACATCTGCCACGTTCACTCGGCGCTCCGTGACGACCTGCAGGCCGACGTGACCGTCGTCGGCGACGCGTTCTAA
- a CDS encoding HAD-IIA family hydrolase, whose product MEYRGVVLDVDGTVVRGDEAIPGALDGLAAISDAGLDRLFVSNNPTKAPPAYEARLRRAGIHADADEIVTSGTTTTAYLTENHPNARTFCIGESGLHDQLRDAGLELVGASDDPDVVVVAIDREFHFDDLRDAYVALRDGARFYGTDPDIIIPTAAGDIPGSGAIIKAVAGVAEREPDAILGKPSRVAQRFVLDRLGLAPEDVLVVGDRLDTDIAFGLDAGMSTAVVRTGVTDDAALARSEYEPDFVLDSLGDIERLLSE is encoded by the coding sequence ATGGAATACCGAGGTGTCGTCCTCGACGTCGATGGGACAGTCGTTCGCGGCGACGAAGCGATTCCGGGTGCACTCGACGGTCTCGCGGCCATTTCCGACGCCGGACTCGACCGTCTGTTCGTCTCCAACAATCCGACGAAAGCACCGCCCGCATACGAGGCGCGACTTCGCCGCGCTGGCATCCACGCGGACGCCGACGAAATCGTCACTTCGGGGACGACGACCACGGCGTACCTCACCGAGAACCATCCGAACGCACGCACCTTCTGTATCGGCGAGTCTGGCTTACACGACCAGCTCCGCGACGCGGGGCTCGAACTCGTCGGCGCCAGCGACGACCCAGACGTCGTCGTCGTCGCTATCGACCGCGAGTTCCACTTCGACGACTTGCGTGACGCCTACGTCGCCCTCCGCGACGGTGCCAGGTTCTACGGAACCGACCCCGACATCATCATCCCGACCGCTGCAGGTGACATCCCCGGGTCTGGGGCGATAATCAAAGCCGTCGCAGGCGTCGCCGAGCGCGAACCAGACGCGATTCTCGGGAAACCCTCGCGGGTCGCACAACGGTTCGTCCTCGACCGACTCGGTCTCGCCCCCGAAGACGTGCTGGTCGTCGGCGACCGACTCGATACGGACATCGCGTTTGGCCTCGACGCAGGGATGAGTACCGCAGTGGTTCGAACCGGCGTCACCGACGACGCAGCACTCGCGAGAAGCGAGTACGAACCGGACTTCGTCCTCGACAGTCTGGGCGATATCGAGCGACTGCTCTCCGAGTAA
- a CDS encoding secondary thiamine-phosphate synthase enzyme YjbQ, protein MRRTFDIRTERRLQTLDVTNHVSDALPDDYDGVCTVFSRHTTTGVCVNEAESRLLEDIESMLAASVPDEGWRHDELDGNADSHLRALLVGNGVSIPVVGGELDLGTWQSVLLVECDGPRTRTVTVATP, encoded by the coding sequence ATGCGACGAACCTTCGATATCCGGACCGAACGGCGTCTCCAGACGCTCGACGTGACGAACCACGTTTCTGACGCCCTTCCCGACGATTACGACGGCGTCTGTACCGTCTTCTCGCGACATACGACGACCGGCGTCTGTGTCAACGAAGCCGAGTCACGGCTATTGGAGGATATCGAGTCCATGCTCGCCGCGAGCGTCCCCGACGAGGGATGGCGACACGACGAACTGGACGGCAACGCGGATTCACATCTTCGTGCCCTCCTCGTCGGAAACGGCGTGTCGATTCCGGTCGTCGGCGGCGAGTTGGACCTCGGCACGTGGCAGTCGGTCCTCCTCGTCGAGTGTGACGGCCCGCGGACGCGGACGGTGACGGTTGCGACGCCGTAA
- a CDS encoding metal-dependent hydrolase codes for MELTWHGHSTWYVTVGDTSLLIDPFFDNPLTSLSPSDIETPDYVLLTHGHADHIADAGEFDGATVVGTPEIVGYVEAEMGVDDTIGMNIGGTVELGDAFVTMVRADHTNGINTSYEYDAGMPGGYVISDKLPSHESDDDTTTFYHAGDTGLMTDMREIFAPYLEPDAAALPVGDHYTMGPMQAAIASDWLDVDHVFPMHYNTFPAIEIDIRDFEHEVKAAGSKAEVHVLEADESFTLE; via the coding sequence ATGGAACTCACCTGGCACGGTCACTCGACGTGGTACGTCACGGTCGGAGACACCTCACTCCTCATCGACCCGTTCTTCGACAACCCCCTTACGTCGCTCTCCCCGAGCGACATCGAGACGCCGGATTACGTCCTTCTCACGCACGGCCACGCCGACCACATCGCCGACGCAGGCGAGTTCGACGGCGCGACGGTCGTCGGCACACCCGAGATTGTCGGCTACGTCGAAGCCGAGATGGGCGTCGACGACACCATCGGTATGAACATCGGCGGAACCGTCGAACTCGGCGACGCGTTCGTCACGATGGTCCGCGCAGACCACACGAACGGAATCAACACGAGTTACGAGTACGACGCGGGCATGCCGGGCGGGTACGTGATTAGCGATAAACTCCCGTCACACGAGTCCGACGACGACACGACGACGTTCTATCACGCCGGCGACACCGGCCTCATGACCGACATGCGCGAGATATTTGCACCGTATCTGGAACCCGACGCTGCAGCGCTCCCCGTCGGTGACCACTACACGATGGGCCCGATGCAAGCCGCAATCGCGTCCGACTGGTTGGACGTCGACCACGTGTTCCCGATGCACTACAACACGTTCCCGGCCATCGAAATCGACATCCGTGACTTCGAGCACGAAGTGAAAGCCGCCGGCAGCAAGGCCGAAGTACACGTCCTCGAAGCAGACGAGTCGTTCACGCTCGAATAA
- a CDS encoding GTP cyclohydrolase III, whose translation MTNTQLTLVQIDNYGPWTVTPDPRREMDLQTLQSRLFADLAQFVGSRDGYVFFTRFDNMVAVTNGLDRADHELLQESIGNRYPVTLSLGIGTDRNPAVALERATDGVQRAGSAQDGDRREVLSGDPLAEADRTPSDVQIAHFDVNDATGKYTDRLNEFDTFIHIEQGYASLMRHLRQEHGALSFFVGGDNIIAVTPDLSAEQYRAAIDHVEAEADVELKVGVGTASNAHEAGFAAKHALEDCRHHGTIVEFADAPVEPVND comes from the coding sequence GTGACGAATACGCAGCTGACGCTCGTCCAGATCGACAACTACGGGCCGTGGACGGTCACGCCGGACCCGCGACGTGAGATGGACCTCCAGACGCTCCAATCGCGGTTGTTCGCTGACTTGGCCCAGTTCGTCGGCTCTCGAGACGGGTATGTTTTCTTCACCCGCTTCGACAACATGGTCGCGGTCACTAACGGCCTCGACCGTGCAGACCACGAACTTCTGCAGGAATCTATCGGCAACCGATATCCCGTGACGCTCAGTCTCGGAATCGGCACCGACCGGAACCCTGCAGTCGCTCTCGAACGTGCCACCGACGGTGTCCAGCGTGCCGGAAGCGCACAGGACGGCGACCGTCGTGAAGTCCTCTCGGGAGACCCACTCGCCGAGGCGGACCGGACCCCTTCCGACGTCCAGATTGCGCACTTCGACGTGAACGACGCGACCGGCAAGTACACCGACCGACTCAACGAGTTCGACACGTTCATCCACATCGAGCAGGGCTACGCCTCGCTCATGCGGCACCTCCGTCAGGAACACGGTGCACTGTCGTTCTTCGTCGGCGGCGACAACATCATCGCCGTCACGCCGGACCTCTCTGCAGAACAGTACCGCGCGGCTATCGACCACGTCGAGGCCGAGGCAGATGTCGAACTCAAAGTCGGCGTCGGAACGGCGAGCAACGCCCACGAAGCGGGCTTCGCCGCCAAACACGCGCTCGAAGACTGCCGTCACCACGGGACGATAGTCGAGTTCGCAGACGCACCGGTCGAACCAGTCAACGACTGA
- a CDS encoding DUF5795 family protein — protein sequence MSNRVVQGRMVTPETLAELVEGERPLEAEAIEDADFDCPECGENVIQVGYMPSVTEFVVAYKCQECDWADDDRDE from the coding sequence ATGAGCAACCGCGTCGTACAAGGTCGGATGGTGACCCCCGAGACACTCGCCGAACTCGTCGAGGGTGAACGCCCGCTGGAAGCCGAAGCCATCGAAGACGCCGACTTCGACTGTCCGGAGTGCGGAGAAAACGTGATTCAGGTCGGCTACATGCCGAGTGTGACCGAGTTCGTCGTCGCCTACAAGTGCCAAGAGTGCGACTGGGCGGACGACGACCGCGACGAGTAG
- a CDS encoding dihydrofolate reductase, producing the protein MELVSVAALSENYVIGQDGEIPWHSIPEDKKQYRGRIANDPVILGRKTFDSMRADLPGSAQIVLSRSQQAFDVDTAHHARDVEEAIDIAESLDSETVYVIGGGKIYDLFQPHLDRMVLSRVPGTYEGDSFYPEWNDDEWRLESETPYEQFTLQEWVRIDGE; encoded by the coding sequence ATGGAACTCGTCTCTGTTGCCGCACTCTCCGAGAACTACGTCATCGGGCAAGACGGCGAAATTCCGTGGCACAGCATCCCCGAAGACAAGAAGCAGTACCGCGGCCGAATCGCGAACGACCCGGTTATTCTCGGCCGAAAGACGTTCGACTCGATGCGCGCGGACCTCCCCGGAAGCGCCCAAATCGTGTTGAGCCGAAGCCAACAAGCGTTCGACGTGGACACCGCACACCACGCGAGAGACGTCGAAGAGGCCATCGACATCGCAGAATCACTGGATTCCGAGACGGTCTACGTCATCGGCGGCGGGAAAATCTACGACCTGTTCCAACCGCATCTCGACCGGATGGTTCTGAGTCGGGTCCCCGGAACGTACGAAGGGGATTCGTTCTATCCCGAGTGGAACGACGACGAGTGGCGACTGGAGTCAGAGACACCCTACGAACAGTTCACGCTACAAGAGTGGGTCCGAATTGACGGTGAGTGA
- a CDS encoding glycosyltransferase family 4 protein, translating into MHVGLVVYGELDGRSGGYRYDLELTRGLRAAGDEVTVVSLPERPYRKRLRDNVTSARRLRDLDVDVVLQDELCHPSLAAVNARLDDEVPVVSVVHHLNSVENHPPWRQHLRQTIETRYLRSVDAFVFNSETTRASVAAVADADPHVVAYPAGNRFSSHGAPLGDDEIRSRAVEGPLRVVAVGNLEPRKNIDGLLRALARLSGEWRLTVVGAPVDTAYEQSLHSLADELGVSDWVTFTGRLSDSDLATILRQSHLFALPSHYEGFGIAALEAMGFGLPALVSSAGGASELVTHRVDGFLVDPVDTASITDAVAPLCRNRRRLVTHSLAARDRFVEHETWDEMAQTVRSFLTTVVDHGG; encoded by the coding sequence GTGCACGTTGGTCTCGTCGTCTACGGCGAACTCGATGGGCGCTCAGGTGGCTATCGGTACGACCTCGAACTCACTCGCGGCCTCCGTGCCGCCGGGGACGAGGTGACCGTCGTCTCACTCCCCGAGCGACCGTACCGAAAGCGACTTCGCGATAACGTCACGTCGGCCCGCCGACTCCGTGACCTCGACGTCGATGTCGTTCTCCAAGACGAACTGTGTCATCCATCCCTCGCAGCCGTGAATGCGCGCCTCGACGACGAGGTGCCGGTCGTCTCGGTCGTCCACCATCTCAACTCGGTGGAGAACCACCCACCGTGGAGACAGCATCTCCGCCAAACCATCGAGACTCGGTATCTGCGGTCTGTCGACGCGTTCGTGTTCAACAGTGAGACCACCCGAGCCTCTGTCGCGGCCGTCGCCGACGCCGACCCGCACGTCGTCGCCTACCCCGCTGGCAACCGGTTTTCGTCACACGGCGCACCGCTCGGCGACGACGAAATCCGGTCGCGCGCCGTCGAGGGACCGCTCCGGGTCGTCGCTGTCGGAAACCTCGAACCCAGAAAGAACATCGATGGGTTGCTTCGCGCACTTGCCCGACTCAGCGGCGAGTGGCGGCTGACCGTCGTCGGTGCACCCGTGGATACGGCGTACGAACAGTCGCTACACTCACTTGCCGACGAACTCGGTGTTTCCGACTGGGTAACGTTCACGGGGCGACTCTCCGACAGCGACCTCGCGACGATTCTTCGACAGTCGCACCTCTTCGCACTCCCGTCACACTACGAAGGGTTCGGAATCGCGGCCCTCGAAGCGATGGGGTTCGGTCTCCCGGCTCTCGTCTCGTCGGCTGGTGGTGCGAGCGAACTCGTCACCCATCGCGTCGATGGCTTCCTCGTCGACCCGGTCGATACGGCGTCGATTACCGATGCTGTCGCCCCGCTGTGCCGAAATCGCCGCCGACTCGTCACACACTCGCTGGCAGCGCGCGACCGATTCGTCGAACACGAGACGTGGGACGAGATGGCCCAGACGGTTCGGTCGTTTCTGACGACGGTCGTGGACCACGGTGGGTAA
- a CDS encoding 6-pyruvoyl trahydropterin synthase family protein — MYRVSVRRELIAQHYLTVPNPGPEGELHSHAFTVEVELSGPELDQYGYLVDIDDVKAALDATLSRYRDETMNELVEFAGQNPSVERLARHVCEQFVEAATLTKPEHVSVRIWEDDIASATYETSL; from the coding sequence ATGTATCGCGTCTCAGTTCGTCGGGAACTCATCGCCCAGCACTACCTGACGGTCCCCAACCCGGGTCCGGAAGGAGAACTTCACTCACACGCGTTCACCGTCGAGGTCGAGCTCTCCGGCCCTGAACTCGACCAGTACGGCTACCTCGTCGATATCGACGACGTGAAAGCCGCACTCGACGCGACGCTCTCACGATACCGCGACGAGACGATGAACGAACTCGTCGAGTTCGCCGGACAGAACCCGAGCGTCGAACGCCTCGCCCGCCACGTGTGCGAACAGTTCGTCGAGGCCGCGACGCTCACGAAACCCGAACACGTCTCGGTCCGAATCTGGGAAGACGACATCGCGAGCGCCACCTACGAGACGTCGCTCTGA